The segment CCTCATCATTGGGGATGCCGCCATTGCCACCGGGCTTATGAGCACGCCGGTGATCTTTGTGGCAAGCATCACGGCCATTGCGGTGTTCGTCACGCCCTCTTTGTACGAGCCTGCGACGCTGCTGCGTCTGGGCGTGGTGCTGGCTGCAGGTCTTGCCGGGCCGGTGGGTCTTGCGGGGGCTTTTTTTGCGTTTCTGCTCAGCCTTTCCGGCACGGCCTGTCTGCAGGTACCGTATCTGGCGGCGCACCCGTTTCCGCAGCGACCCATGGCAGAGGATGGCGTGATCCGCCGCAACTACCGCCGCCTTTCGCAGAAGGGCTTTAACATTTGGCAAAGACGGGAGGAAAAGGAATGCAAGGGCAGAAGAAACTCTCTTTTTCCGCACTGGCACTGAGTGTATGGACGGCAGCTCTGGCAGAAGGCCTTGAACCGGGCGTTTCCCTGCGCGGGATGCTTCTTTATGGAGGGCTCGGGGCACTTTTGCTGACCGGGATCAGCGCGGTGCTGTGCGTCTGCTGGCAGCAGACGGCAGTGCGGCAGGTCTGGCTTTTTGCTGCGGTCCTCGGACTTCTGGCAGAGGCGTTCAGGACGGCAATGCAGGCGCAGAGCGTCTGTCGGCAGGAGTTTCATTCCATGGCAATGATCGGCTTGCTCCCGCTGCTGCTCTGGGTGGGATGCCGCATTCCACTTTCCGGCTGGGATGCCCCGGCAAGGGTGCTGTGGTGGTTTGTGCTGCTGGGGGAGGGGCTCTGTCTGGCAGGCATTGCAGGCCAGATGGAATGGTCCCATCTGCTGGAACCGGATGCAGTGCAGCTGGCCCGGCTGCCGCGTGTACCGCTGTACGCGGAGTATCTGCTCTGGCCCCTTCTGATAGAAGAACCTGCGCCGCGCCGCGTTCTTTTTCTGCCGTGGCTGACCTTTTTTGCACAGGTGTGTCTTGCCGCCGGCATCTGCCTTGTGTTTGGCGAAACGGACTATCCGGAGCAGGAATTGCTGCGTGCATGGAGCGTGGGCATCTTCTCACGTATGGATGCGCTCCTGCTTCTGATCTGGCTTACCTGCGCTGTTTTCCGTATCGGCTTCCTCTGCGCAGCGGCAGGTAAGCTGTGGAAAAAAGCCACAAACTGCAGGAAAGGAGCAGCAGGATGAGGCGGCGGCTCCTGCGTTTGACCGGCATGCTTTTGCTGGCGGGCTGGTGCCTGCTGTTTCTCCGCTGCGAGACCACGGAGAAAAGCATGGTAAGAGCACTCTATCTTGCACAAAACGAGGCAACGGTGACAGTCGGGCTTTTGTATCAGGCACCGGAAGCATCTGCGGATGCATCCGAAGCGTCAGCTGCAATGCAGATGCGGCTGGCCGAAGAAAGTACGCTGGAAAAGGCACTTTCATCCGTGCAAAAAAAGCTGCCGCAGAAGGCAGACTATCGCCTGTGCGACTTTCTCATAATCAGTGAGAACACCTCAGAAGAACTGCTTTCTGCCTATGAGTCCATCGTTCTGGAAAGCGGGCGGGGGCGTGCGGCGGCAAAAGCTTCCATCCTTGCAGTTTCCACGGAAGAACTGGAAAAACAGCTTGAAGCTGCAGAAGGGCTTCCGGACAGACTCCTGAATGAATTGAAGCAGGAATCGGGCCGGATGCCGCGCCTGTACCAGCATCGGGATGGAATGTTCTGGCCGCAGCTTACCTTGCAAGATGAGGAGCTTTCCGCTGCCGGAACAAGTGTTTTCCGGAAAGGGGAGCAGCGCATCAAGCTGGACGCCCAGCAGACGGCAGTGGTTCAGCTTCTGTCCGGGATGTACGGGACGCATACGCTTTGGCTTGCAGAAGAACCGGTGACGATCCGCCGGTGCAGCGTTTCGGTCACGTTAAAAGGAGAATCGGTGCGCCTGCGTCTGGACTGCCAGCGTGGAGATGAAACCCCGCAGCCCGGTGCCGCACAGTGCGCTCAGCTGGCCCGGCTGTGCACACAGACCGTGCAGAGTTTCTGGCAGCAGGGGATAGACCTTGTGCATCTGCAGCAGCGCAGCGCGTTGCAGTATGGTGTGGGCAGAGAGAAGATCACAATAAAAAACGACTGTCCGCAATTACAGACAGTCGTGAGATTTTTACCGGAATAGCGCAGAAGCTACTGCTTCTCAGTTTGCAGTCGGGAAAGTAACGGTAATGGTGGTACCCACATCCACCTGACTTTCCAGCTTGATGCGGGCGCCATGGATCAGCGCAATATGCTTGACGATCGCCAGTCCCAGACCGGTGCCGCCGGTCGCTTTGCTGCGGCTCTTATCCACACGGTAGAAGCGCTCAAACACGCTGGTCTGTGCTTCTTTCGGAATGCCGATGCCATTGTCCGTCACAGTCAGGGTGCAATGGCCGTCCCGATTGCAGGCAGTGGTGATCTGCACTTTTCCGCCGGGCCGGTTGTAGCGGATGGCGTTATCACACAGATTCTGGCACAGCTCATCCAGCAGGGGACGGTTGCCGTGTACAAGAGCGCTCTCCCCCAGACAGGTCAGCGAGATATAAGCCCGGCGGGCATTCAGCTTCTGACGCTCCACACACTCCTTTGCAACGTTCAGCAGATCGACCGTTTCCATTTCAGGCTCCGAGCCGGTCTCGCTTGCGTTGTCCAGACTGGAAAGCTGCAGGATATCATTGACCAGCTGGATCATGCGGCTGGCTTCCACATGGATCTTCTGCGCAAAGCCCGGCACATCCTCCGGCTTTGCAATGCCGGTCTCAATGAGCTCGGCGTAGCCGGAAATGCTGGTCAGAGGGGTCTTGAGTTCATGGCTGACATTGGCGGTGAATTCCTGCCGCATCTTCTCATTGTTTTCGCGCAGGATGCGGTCAGAATGGATGCTCTCTGCAAAGGGGATCAGCTCTTTGTAGGGCACATTGTCCTGAATATGGTCAAGGTCTTCGGTCATGCTCAGCACCGGCTGCACCAGCGCACGCGTCAGCAGGGTGGCCAGCACAGCGGCAGCCAGCATCAGCGCAACACAGCTCAGCACGATGGCGGGAATGGAGGAATCGTAGATAGACCACACAGTTTCGGCGTCCTGTGCAGTGCGCAGGATCTCGCCGTTCGGCAGCAGCACTGCATAATAGTAGGTCTCATACCCCATAGTTTGCGAGTCCCGGATATCCCGGCCGATGCCGCTGGCCATGGCCTGCCGGATCTCCGGCCGGGAAAGATGGTTTTCCATGGGCTGATCCGTGGCGGATTCAAACAGCACGCTGCCATCCTGCGAGATCAGAGTGATGCGCAGATCATTGGAAACAAAAGAAGTAAGCTGCTGCGGATCCTGCACCAGATCGTATCCGGCACTGACCAGTTCCGCCTCCCGCTCAAGGCCGGTCCATGCCTGTGCAGTAAAGGCTTTATGAAACACAAAGATACACAGTGCCGCTGTAAACAACAGACCAAAGAAACCCATCAGAAACAGTCGGTAGCTGATCTTTTCTTCCATGCTGCGCAGCTTCATTCTTCACCGGCCTCCTCTTCATCGGTCAGCTTATAACCCACCTTGCGCACAGTGCAGATGTATTTGCCGGCATCCCCCAGCTTTTTGCGCAGGGTGCGGATATGCATATCCACAGTACGGCTCTCCACCGAAATGTCGGTGCCCCACACCACCTGCAGAATGGTCTCGCGTGTCACCACCAGATTGGTGTTCTCCAGCAGCAAACGCAGCAGGCTGTACTCCTTGTAGGTCAGCTCTACCGGCGTTCCGCTCACAGTCACGTTGTGACGGGCATTGTCCAGCAGGATCTCGTGAAAGCTGAGCACATTGGGACGTGCTTCCGGAGCCGAGCGGCGCAGGGCAGCACGCACCCGGCTCAGAAACTCCATGATGCCAAAGGGCTTTGTGATGTAATCATCTGCGCCGCAGTCCAGCCCGCGCACCGTGTCCAGCTCGCTGGACTTGGCCGTGACCATGATGATGGGCAGCCGCCGCAGGGAAGGGGTGTTGCGCAGCTTTTTCAGGATAGAGAAGCCGTCCTCACCGGGCAGCATCACGTCCAGGATCACCAGCTCCGGCTCTGCAGCGTGCATGGCCTGCCAGAAGGGCTCCGAGCTCTCAAAGCTGGCCACCTCGTATCCGCTGGACTGCAGGGCATACTGCTCCAGCTCCCGGATGGCGGCATCGTCTTCCACAATATAGATCATTTATCAAAATCCTCCGCAGACTGATTTTCAGGGAAAAGATAGCGCTCACGGTAACGGTCCAAACGACGATGGAATTCCTCGCTTTCCTTGGTGTCACTGCCGTGACGCAGCTCGTTGAGGTAAGCGTGGGTATCAAAACTGTCCTGTGCGACCTCGATCTGTGCAACGGCAACATTGCTGCAGTGGTCGCACACGCGCTCATAGTTGGTCAGCAGGTCATCCAGAACAAAGCCGTACTCGATGGAGCAGTTGCCGGCCTGCAGGCGGGCGATATGATGGGCTTTGATGGCGCGCACCAGCTCATTGACCACGGCTTCCAGCGGTTCCACCTTGCTGGCAAGATGCAGGTCGCCTTTATGGAAAGCATCGGTGGTGCGGTTCAGGATATCCTGCACGGCATCTTCCAGCACCTGCAGCTCGTCCCGGGCATCCTGCGAGAACTGGATGTCTTTGGTGTGCATCTCCTCGGCGGATTCCAGCAGGTTTACGGAATGGTCGCTGATACGCTCAAAATCGCTGATGGTGTGCAGCAGGGTGTTCACGCTCTGGCTGTCGGTGTGGTTCAGCTCACGGCTGGAAAGCTTGACAAGGTAGGTGCCGAGAGCGTCCTCGTAACGGTCTACCTGCGTCTCCTCATCACGGACCTTCTGCGCAAGTGTGTCGTTCCACTCATGGGTCAGGCTCATGGCCTGCATCACGCCCACACGGGCAAGCTCTGCCATCTCAGCCGTAGCAGAGCGGGCGCGCTCCACAGCCACGGCAGGGGTGTTCAGCAGGCGGTCATCCAGCAGCGCAAAGCTTTCCTTTTCCGGCGAATCCGGAATGGTGAGGATGGCCAGCTTTTCCAGCAGGCTTGCGAAGGGCAGCAGCACCAGCGTTGCCACGATATTGAACACCGAGTGCACCACAGCGATGCCCCATGCCTCGATGGTGGTGTTCACAAAAGCAAAGTGACAGACCGTATTCAGGCCGTAAAAACCGACAAGGAAGATGCTTACACCGATGATGTTGAAGTACAGATGGACCATGGCAGCACGGCGTGCATTCTTGTTGGCGCCCACAGAGGAGATCAACGCGGTGACACAGGTGCCAATGTTCTGGCCCATGATGATGGGAATGGCACTGCCGTAGGTGATGACGCCGGTGGCGCTCAATGCCTGCAGGATGCCGACGCTGGCGCTGGAGCTCTGGATGATGCCGGTGACAAGGGCACCCACCAGAACGCCCAGAAGGGGGTTGGAGAAGCGGGTAAACAGGCTGGTGAACCATGCCTCGTTCTGCAGGGGCAGGACGGCGTTGGACATGGCAGTCATGCCGGTCATCAGCACGGCAAAGCCGATGAGGATGGTGCCGACGCCCTTTTTCTTCTCACTCTTACACATATACAGCAAAATGCCGATAAATGCAAGCAAAGGACTGAAAGAAGTGGGTTTGAGCAGATTGATGAGGAGACTGTCACCCTGCAGGCCGGAAAGGCTCAGGATCCAGCTGGTGACGGTGGTGCCCACATTGCTGCCCATGATGACGCCAATGGCCTGATGCAGTTCCATGATGCCGCTGTTGACAAAGCCGACCACCATAACGGTGGTAGCGCTGGAACTCTGGATCACAGCGGTGACGCACAGGCCAAGGAAAAACCCCTTGAGGGGGTTATCGGTCAGCTTGCTCAGGATCTTCTGCAGCTGGCCGCCGGCCTGCTTTTCCAGGGCCTTGCCCATAATGTCCATGCCGAACAAAAACAGGGCAAGGCCGCCAAGCAGGGAAAAGACATTGAAAATGGTCATAAAGATTTCCTCACTTTTGATTTCAGAAGCTGCTTTCACCCGCAGTGCACACCGCCGGAACAGCGGCGCTCTGCTTACAGAAAGAGCATCCTGCGTGTTTTGATGGTTCTCTCCTGTCTGAGAGTATACTGTTGCAATGTAAAATCCAAAATCCGCGGAATGTAAAATCCGTGTAAAAGTAAGAAAAATGTAAAAATAAAGTGTATGGACACGCTGCTGCGTAGGTTTCTTTCCGGCAAAGGAAAAAGAAAGAGCGGCTGTATTGTTTTTTAGGAATCATTCTATTATAATAAAAGGAAAGAATGCTGTGCCCGCCCGGCGGAATGGCGGTGCTGCACGGCAAAAGGGAGCACAGGAGGAAACAAGGATGGGCACATTCAATGTCTCGCTCAAAACGCTGACCGACCGTGTCAGTATGGAAGTTGTCTATACGCCAAAGGAACTGGATCAGATCTGTGTGGAGATCGCTGAGGTCAACCGTCCCGGTCTGTTTCTGGCGGGTTATTACGATTATTTTGATAAGCTGCGCCTGCAGATCATGGGTCTGGCAGAGATGAACTTTCTGTCCGGCCTTTCGGCCGAAAAACGCTACGAAGCACTGGATCAGCTGTTTCGTCAGCAGCCGCCGGCTGTTATCGTCTGCCGCAGCGAGGAGTTGACTCCCTTCCCGGAAATGCAGGAACTGGCCCAGAAGCATGGCGTAGCGCTGCTGCGCTCCAACGAGACGACCTGTACGCTGATGGGCAGCCTGATCAGTGTGCTGAATCTGGAACTGGCACCCCGCATCACCCGGCACGGCGTGCTGGTGGAGGTGTATGGCGAGGGCATCCTGATCTTGGGCGACAGCGGCATCGGCAAAAGTGAGCTTGCCATCGAGCTGGTCAAGCGCGGCCACCGTCTGGTAGCAGACGATGCTGTGGAGCTGCGCAAGGTGTCCAACCGCCAGATCATGGGCACCGCACCGGAAAATATCCGCCATTTTATTGAGCTGCGAGGCATTGGCATCGTCAATGTGGCCCGTGTGTACGGTGTTGGTGCGGTCAAACTGAGCGAAAGTCTGGATCTTGTTGTTCAGCTGGAGACATGGGACCCCACCAAAAACTACCAGCGCACCGGACTGGAAAACGAGTACTACGATATTCTGGGCGTCAGCATCCCCAGCACCAGCATTCCGGTCTCGCCGGGCCGTAATCTGGCTGTCGTGCTGGAAACTGCCGCCATCAACAACCGCCAGAAAAAGATGGGCTACAATGCAGCGCGTGAGCTGCTGATCCGTCTGGGTCTGGATGACAAAATGGACTGATTTAGGAGCTACCCACTATGGAACGATTCAAACAGAAGCTGCTGCAGGCAGGCATCCCGTTCCGGGAGAACGAGCCGCTTGCGGCACACTGTACCTTTAAAATCGGCGGCCCTGCACAGCTGTTCGTGCAGCCGCAGACGGAACAGCAGCTTTGCAGTGCGGTTGCGCTGTGCAAAGAACAGGCTGTCCGCTATTATCTGCTGGGCAACGGCAGCAATATCCTGTTTGCGGACGAGGGTTTTGCTGGTGTGGTGATCGACATTTCTGCACTGGGCAGCGATATTGCCGTTGAAGGCAATATGCTGACAGCCGGTGCGGGCGTCCGGCTCGCAGCCCTGTGCAGGGCTGCGCTGGAACACGGCCTGTCCGGTCTGGAATTTGCCTACGGCATCCCCGGCACGGTGGGCGGTGCAGTGTATATGAATGCGGGTGCCTATGGCGGCGAAATGAAGGATGTCCTCACTGTGGTGCGGTATCTGACCGCAGAGGGAGAGGTCGTGCAGGCATCGGCAGCAGAGCTGGACCTGAGCTACCGCCACAGCATTTTTGAAGAAAATGGCGGCTGCATCCTTTCGGCGCAGTTTGCGCTGCAGCCCGGGAACGCAGCGGACATCCGTGCAAAAATGGATGAACTGATGGCAAAGCGTGTGGACAAGCAGCCGCTGGATAAGCCCAGCGCCGGCAGCACCTTCAAGCGCCCGGCAGGTGCTTTTGCAGCTGCACTCATCGACCAGTGCGGCCTGCGCGGTTTTCGTCACGGCGGTGCCGCCGTCAGCGATAAGCACTGCGGCTTTGTGGTCAACCTCGGCGGTGCCACCTGTGCCGATGTGCTGGCCCTCTGCGATGAAGTGCGTGCCATCGTGAAGGAAAAGACCGGCTATGAACTGGAAAAAGAGATCCGTGTTGTGAAATAAAAATATTGGGCAAGATAAAAGGAGCGGGATATCAATTATGGAGCTGTTGATCGTCAGCGGACTTTCCGGTGCAGGCAAATCGGTCGCCATGAATGCACTGGAGGATATCGGCTTTTTCTGCATCGATAATGTTCCGGCCGGACTGCTGCCCAGCATCACTGCGTTCTCGGAAGCAGGCGACAGCCAGCTGGAGCGGGTGGCACTTTCTATGGATGTGCGCGGCTGCCGCACCAGCGAGGAGATCGAGCAGGCGCTTCATAAACTGGACGAGCAGGGGATCCTGTATAAGGTCCTGTTTCTGGATGCCCCGGATGATGTGCTCATGCGCCGCTACAGCGAGACCCGCCGCCGTCATCCCATCAGCATTTCGGAGGGCATTTCCACGCGGGAGGCCTTTGCAAAGGAACGCAAGATTTTGAAGCCGCTGCAGGAGCGTGCAGACTATACCATCAATACGGCACTGCTCTCCACTGCGCAGAACAAGGAGCGCATCTGCGATCTGTTTGTGAAAAATGGCGGAGCAAAAAGTGCAATGCGCCTGACCGTGATGTCCTTTGGCTTCAAGTTTGGCATCCCGCCGGAAGCAGACCTCGTGTTGGACGTGCGCTGCCTGCCCAATCCTTTCTATGTCCCGGAGCTCAAGCACAAGACGGGACTGGATCAGGAAGTGGTGGACTTTGTCATGGCGCACCCGGAAGCGCAGGAGCTGCTCAAGCGCTACGAAAGCTTTTTGCAGTATGCACTGCCGCTTTACGTCAAGGAGGGCAAAAGCCAGCTGACCATTGCGGTGGGATGTACCGGCGGCAAGCACCGCTCCATTACATTTGCGCGTAAGATCGCGGAGTATTGCACGGCACTCGGCTACGAGCCGGGCGTGCAGCATCGTGATGCCATGCGTTGACAGAATTGAGGAAATATGAGTAGTTTTGCGTCCCGTGCGCGGGAGGAGATCGCTGCACGCAGCATCCAGAAGGATTGCTGTGTGCGTGCGGCGGCCTATGGCATTGCGTGCTTTGCCAAATATTTTGATGCCAGGGGCCTTGTGGTGCAGACCGAACAGCAGGAGACGGTGCAGGCTGCACAGCAGCTGTTTGCCCGCTGCGGCGTGCAGGGCGAAATTTTGCAAAAGCAGCGGCCCAGCGGTGTTTTGTACGAGTTCAACATCCGTGCGCCGGAGCAGGTGGCCCGGATGCATGAGCTGTTCGGCACCACCGGCAGTGAGACCAGCCTGCAGATCGATCCCCGCCTTATCCGCTGCCAGACTTGCGTCAGTGCGTACATTGGCGCAGCTTTTTTGTGCAGTGGAACAGTCATTGACCCGCAGAAGGAATATAATCTGGAGTTCCTTACCTCCCGCACCAACCTTGCACGGGACTTTGAAGCATTGCTGGCAGAGCATGAGTTTGCACCGCACCGCACCCGGCGCAACGGTGTGAACCTGATCTACGTTAAAACGGGAGCCAATGTAGAACGGCTGCTCAGCTTTATGGGGGCAGTGAATGCCGCTGAGGAGATGCACGCGCAGAAGGCGTTCAAGCAGGTGCGCAACCAGACGAATCGTCAGACCAACTGCGACACCGCAAACCTCGGCAAAACGGCCCGCGCCAATGCGCAGACGCTGAAGGCGATCCGATTTCTGGAAGAGCAGGATGCCCTTTCCACCTTGCCGGAGGTGCTGCAGCAAGCTGCCGCCAAACGGATGCAGTACCCGGACCTTTCGCTCACGGCACTGTGCGGCTGCTTTGAGCCTGCGGTGAGCAAATCCGGCCTGTCACACCGGATGAAGAAACTGGAAGCGTTGGCCGAAAATCTGCGGAAGAATCTGGAACAGGAGGCACAGCGTGAGCGAGATCAGTGAGAACAACCGTCTTGGAAGGGACTTCGTTCATCTGCACATCCATACGGAATACAGCCTTCTGGACGGTGCCTGCCGCATCGACCAGCTGATGGAGCGCGTAAAAGAGTGCGGGCAGACCGCCATTGCCTGCACAGACCATGGCGTTATGTACGGCTGCGTGCAGTTTTACAAGGCGGCTAAAAAGGCGGGCATCAAGCCTATTATCGGCTGCGAAGTCTATGTTGCCACCCGCACCCGCTTTGATAAGGTGAACAAGATCGATGGCAATAACCATCTGATCCTGCTGTGCAAAAATGAGACCGGTTACAAAAACCTTATCAAAATGGTATCGGCCTCTTTTGTGGAGGGCTTTTACTCCAAGCCCCGCATCGATAAGCAGCTGCTGGAACAGTATCACGAGGGACTGATCTGCCTGTCTGCCTGTCTGGCCGGTGAGATCCCGCAGGCCATTCTGGCAGGCGACTATGAGCGTGCCAAAACCAGCGCCTTGTGGTACCGCGACCTGTTCGGCGAGGGCAACTATTACATTGAGCTGCAGGATCATGGCCTGAAAGAGGACAACATCGTTCTGCCGCAGCTCATCAAGCTTGCGCGGGAAACAGGCATCCCCATGGCAGCCACCAACGACTCCCACTATCTGCGCAGGGAGGATGCCAAGATGCAGGGCATCCTGCTGTGCATCCAGACCGGCAAGACCATTCAGGATGCGGATAAGATGGAGTTCCAGACCGATGAGTTCTATGTCAAAACGACAGATGAAATGTATGATCTGTTCTCCATGGTGCCGGAAGCCTGCGAAAATACGGCCAAAATTGCGGAGCAGTGCAGCTTTGATTTTGATTTCGGGCACACCAAAATCCCCTATTATAAAGCACCGAACGGGATGGATAATCAGGCGTTTTTTGAAAAGCTCTGCTGGGAGGGTCTGGAACGCCGCTATGG is part of the Faecalibacterium sp. HTF-F genome and harbors:
- a CDS encoding Na/Pi cotransporter family protein; translated protein: MTIFNVFSLLGGLALFLFGMDIMGKALEKQAGGQLQKILSKLTDNPLKGFFLGLCVTAVIQSSSATTVMVVGFVNSGIMELHQAIGVIMGSNVGTTVTSWILSLSGLQGDSLLINLLKPTSFSPLLAFIGILLYMCKSEKKKGVGTILIGFAVLMTGMTAMSNAVLPLQNEAWFTSLFTRFSNPLLGVLVGALVTGIIQSSSASVGILQALSATGVITYGSAIPIIMGQNIGTCVTALISSVGANKNARRAAMVHLYFNIIGVSIFLVGFYGLNTVCHFAFVNTTIEAWGIAVVHSVFNIVATLVLLPFASLLEKLAILTIPDSPEKESFALLDDRLLNTPAVAVERARSATAEMAELARVGVMQAMSLTHEWNDTLAQKVRDEETQVDRYEDALGTYLVKLSSRELNHTDSQSVNTLLHTISDFERISDHSVNLLESAEEMHTKDIQFSQDARDELQVLEDAVQDILNRTTDAFHKGDLHLASKVEPLEAVVNELVRAIKAHHIARLQAGNCSIEYGFVLDDLLTNYERVCDHCSNVAVAQIEVAQDSFDTHAYLNELRHGSDTKESEEFHRRLDRYRERYLFPENQSAEDFDK
- a CDS encoding response regulator transcription factor, producing MIYIVEDDAAIRELEQYALQSSGYEVASFESSEPFWQAMHAAEPELVILDVMLPGEDGFSILKKLRNTPSLRRLPIIMVTAKSSELDTVRGLDCGADDYITKPFGIMEFLSRVRAALRRSAPEARPNVLSFHEILLDNARHNVTVSGTPVELTYKEYSLLRLLLENTNLVVTRETILQVVWGTDISVESRTVDMHIRTLRKKLGDAGKYICTVRKVGYKLTDEEEAGEE
- the murB gene encoding UDP-N-acetylmuramate dehydrogenase: MERFKQKLLQAGIPFRENEPLAAHCTFKIGGPAQLFVQPQTEQQLCSAVALCKEQAVRYYLLGNGSNILFADEGFAGVVIDISALGSDIAVEGNMLTAGAGVRLAALCRAALEHGLSGLEFAYGIPGTVGGAVYMNAGAYGGEMKDVLTVVRYLTAEGEVVQASAAELDLSYRHSIFEENGGCILSAQFALQPGNAADIRAKMDELMAKRVDKQPLDKPSAGSTFKRPAGAFAAALIDQCGLRGFRHGGAAVSDKHCGFVVNLGGATCADVLALCDEVRAIVKEKTGYELEKEIRVVK
- a CDS encoding sensor histidine kinase, producing the protein MKLRSMEEKISYRLFLMGFFGLLFTAALCIFVFHKAFTAQAWTGLEREAELVSAGYDLVQDPQQLTSFVSNDLRITLISQDGSVLFESATDQPMENHLSRPEIRQAMASGIGRDIRDSQTMGYETYYYAVLLPNGEILRTAQDAETVWSIYDSSIPAIVLSCVALMLAAAVLATLLTRALVQPVLSMTEDLDHIQDNVPYKELIPFAESIHSDRILRENNEKMRQEFTANVSHELKTPLTSISGYAELIETGIAKPEDVPGFAQKIHVEASRMIQLVNDILQLSSLDNASETGSEPEMETVDLLNVAKECVERQKLNARRAYISLTCLGESALVHGNRPLLDELCQNLCDNAIRYNRPGGKVQITTACNRDGHCTLTVTDNGIGIPKEAQTSVFERFYRVDKSRSKATGGTGLGLAIVKHIALIHGARIKLESQVDVGTTITVTFPTAN
- the hprK gene encoding HPr(Ser) kinase/phosphatase, with amino-acid sequence MGTFNVSLKTLTDRVSMEVVYTPKELDQICVEIAEVNRPGLFLAGYYDYFDKLRLQIMGLAEMNFLSGLSAEKRYEALDQLFRQQPPAVIVCRSEELTPFPEMQELAQKHGVALLRSNETTCTLMGSLISVLNLELAPRITRHGVLVEVYGEGILILGDSGIGKSELAIELVKRGHRLVADDAVELRKVSNRQIMGTAPENIRHFIELRGIGIVNVARVYGVGAVKLSESLDLVVQLETWDPTKNYQRTGLENEYYDILGVSIPSTSIPVSPGRNLAVVLETAAINNRQKKMGYNAARELLIRLGLDDKMD
- the rapZ gene encoding RNase adapter RapZ, with the protein product MELLIVSGLSGAGKSVAMNALEDIGFFCIDNVPAGLLPSITAFSEAGDSQLERVALSMDVRGCRTSEEIEQALHKLDEQGILYKVLFLDAPDDVLMRRYSETRRRHPISISEGISTREAFAKERKILKPLQERADYTINTALLSTAQNKERICDLFVKNGGAKSAMRLTVMSFGFKFGIPPEADLVLDVRCLPNPFYVPELKHKTGLDQEVVDFVMAHPEAQELLKRYESFLQYALPLYVKEGKSQLTIAVGCTGGKHRSITFARKIAEYCTALGYEPGVQHRDAMR
- the whiA gene encoding DNA-binding protein WhiA: MSSFASRAREEIAARSIQKDCCVRAAAYGIACFAKYFDARGLVVQTEQQETVQAAQQLFARCGVQGEILQKQRPSGVLYEFNIRAPEQVARMHELFGTTGSETSLQIDPRLIRCQTCVSAYIGAAFLCSGTVIDPQKEYNLEFLTSRTNLARDFEALLAEHEFAPHRTRRNGVNLIYVKTGANVERLLSFMGAVNAAEEMHAQKAFKQVRNQTNRQTNCDTANLGKTARANAQTLKAIRFLEEQDALSTLPEVLQQAAAKRMQYPDLSLTALCGCFEPAVSKSGLSHRMKKLEALAENLRKNLEQEAQRERDQ